The Desulfatibacillum aliphaticivorans DSM 15576 DNA window TATTGGGGGAGGCTGAATGGATCGTTCGTCCAGTTCACATTATATTGTCCCATGAGCCTGAGCGTCAGAACTTCATTATCGACCCCGTTGTTGGAAAAACCGGTTACAACAATGTTGCCGTCAGCTTGCATGGCGATCCCATTGGCCTGGTCGTCAGTATTTGGCAGCCCGGTAAAAGTGAATACGCCGTTTTCGGCGAAATCCATGTCCAAATTCCCGTTGCAGTCGTATCCCAGGACAATTGCCTGGTTTTTGGGGCCGTTGTCGCTTACCCCGGCAACGAATATTTCGCCGTGTGGCGAAACCGCCACACCAAATGCATATTCAAACACGCCGGGTTGATCCGGGTATACGGCTGCGCCGCCTTTGGCGAACCCATTGTCCAGAACTCCATTTTCTTCCAAACGCAAAAGAAGGATTTTATAGCTGTTTCCATCGTGCGCCGAGCCTGTGACCACGATCTTCCCGTCGTCCTGGAGTGCGATAAAATTGCCGTAATCTGCATTGTCACCTGCGTGGCTGTATTTGAAAACGCCGTTGTTTCCGAATGAGGCGTCCAGGACGCCATTGGGATTATATCGCAACACCAGGAGGTCTTCCTCTATCATCCCCACTACAATATCAGCGCCTGCAACAACAACCTTGCCATCCGGCTGTATGGCGACCGCAAAGCCCTTGTCGTTGTCATCGCCGGACCCATTATATGTTACTACGCCGTTATTTCCAAATCCCGGTTCAAGGTTCAAATTGTTGTCCAGGCACAAAAGGATAAGATCCTGGCTGTTGGCGCCAAGTATTTCTCCCACAATATAAATTCTGCCGTCAGGCCCGGCGGCGGCCCCGAATCCGATATCCGTAAACTCCCCCGGGCTCGAATAAGTGGTGAAAATGTCCAGGGTTCCGTCCGGCTCATATTTTAAAACAAGAATATCCCGTTTGGTGTTATATCTGACATAGCCCGTGACAATAATGGCGCCATTCTGAGCCAGGGCCAGCCCGAGGCCCTTCTGGTCCAACCCGTCATCGAAGTAAACGGTTCCGTTTGTTCCGAAAAGGTTGTCTAACGTTCCGTCCGGGTTGTATCGAAGGAGCAGGACCTGATTCTTGACGCCGTCAAATGAATACCCCATGACGACGATTTTTCCGTCGGACTGAATAAGTGTTTCAACTCCCGTGTCGTTTTCCGAAAATGGACCATCAAATAAAACAAAGCCCTCCGGTTTATTGAAGGATGCGTCGAGCTTTCCAAAAAATGAGTGAAAAAAGCCGGAGCTGTCATTGTCATCACAGGATGGCAGGCACAACAGCAGAAATAGCAAAAAAACAAATGACCGTTTCATAAAGACCAGCCTCCTGTGTATTTGATGAATATCAGTCAAACACTCAATAACTTTACAATATATTGAAATAACATAAAGCATAAAAAATATACAACAGTAAAAACCCTATATTTTAACCGAAAATCATCTCCTATACAGGGCCCCAAAACGAGAACGGACACGCCGAACCGCCTCACATGGGAACACGGGTAGGACAAGCCCCCCCATCCTGGCCTTTCCCCGCCAGGGGGGAAGGGGAATTGATAAGGAACTGCGTTGCGGCGGTGATTAGTTGGGTTTCGCGGGGCTCTACCCAACTACAAAAACCTCTCCCACTATCCGTATGCATTCCCACGCGGGAGCGTGGGGAACGAGGTCGCTGAGCGATATGACAGGAAGGGCGCAGCAGGCAGCGCCCCGATACGGCCGCCGGGCGGGTTTTTGCAATCCACGGGTTTGGGTTTACCGAAAGGTCTTTTTTCATTGGTAGGGCGCAGGGCTTCCCTTGTCCGCAATTTGTTCGGGCCAGGCCCACGGTCGAAAGCTCTACTGACTCCCTGGTTCCGGGTTTTCTGCGGGGTTCAGCCATTTTTCGGTAATACCAGGGCCGGAGCCCGACCATCAGCCCCATACTCCGCTGGTTTTTCAGGGGAAGATTGGCGTCCATTTCGGCCAGCTCGTTGAACTGGGCCAGAAGTTCGTCCGCCTTGCGCAAAATAATTTTTTAAGAATCCCCGGTAATAATGCCAGGATAATAACCCAAACGCTGGTTTGGCCTATCAAAGGGGTGCTTCATGAGGTCGGTCATGAAGGTTGCTATATTGCTTCTGCTCAAGGGTCCATCGGGTTCCAAAAGATATTGCTGGCTACTAGAACCCGGACCTGGTCGAATAACTCAAAGTCCAGAATCCGGCATACGGCCTATAGGCGCTTCATGATAAAGGACTCCTGGGAGAAAAGGCGTTTGATACTGGTAAGACTAAGATTCATTTCCCGGGCGAGATCCTTGTAGATCATGCCTTTAGCCTTGATATAGAGTTTGAGTGTCGTGAGCAGTTGAGTGGTCTGGCTCGGGTTATTGGGTCCTTGGGCGCCGGATTTCGGCGCCCGAAAATTACCGCTTGCAAGCTATCCCCCGTGTATACCATCCTGTTCCCGGCAACAAGCGCTTAATCGAATGGTGAACGCGAAACAGCAAATGAACCCCATAAGGGAGGCTGTCCCATGAAATCCACCCATGACGATAAAAGCCACAAGCACTGGGAACACCGCGAGGAAAAAACTGGGAAAAATTCCAGTTCAACCAGCCCTACGCCAAGGGTCTGGAGCGGCTCAACAAAGAGGTGCTTTCCAAAATAAATTTTGACCCTGCCATGCTTTGGCAATGGGGCGCCATGCAGGCCATGACCTCCATCAAGGTGTTGAAAACCGTGGAGGAAAAGTGCGGGGCCGAGGGGCAAAAGCTGGTCCTGGACAGCTTATGGCAGGTGGGCTATGACATCGGCCGCCAGATCACGGAAAATACCCGGGTTCCTGACGACATGTCCACGGGAGAATGGGTCAGCTTTTACGCCACCGTCATCAACCGAATCGCCTATGCATCCCTGGAAAGCGCCCTCGTTGATTCAGAGGAAAAGGTCAGCTTCCATATTGACTGGCGCCCTCACCAGGACCATTACAAACCTTTTGACTGCCGGGTGCAACGGTATTTTGTTCAGGGGATGATAGACGCCAGCACGGATTTCATGAAAAGCCAGGGGCGGGAAAAGGTCTGGAATGTGGAGTTTAAAAGCCCCATTCCGGCAGGGGCCGAAACCTGTTTTTTCACCATGGAAAAGGGAGGTCCCGATCAAAAACGAAAATGAGGGGAATGCACCCGCCTGATTGAGGAAAAGGCCCTGGACCTCGCCGTCAAACGCAAGGCGGAAAAAGATTGAAATTGCGAGGCGGCGAGACTCAAAAAATCGGAAGATTGTAAATACAACGGGGAGGCCGCTTGGCCTCCCCGTTTGGTTATGGTTGCTTATGAAGTTTTCTCAGCTTGCGCCACGCCGGCTCCCCTTATTGCGGAACAGGGAAGTCCCGGGGCGCGAAGGCGTCGAAATTGGTGGTGAGGGAGAAGAAATAGGGATCAAAATTGCCTTGGTAATCAATGTTTCCGCTGGGTCCCAGGGGGAACATGCTTTCCACCCGGACCGGACCGGCAGGCCCGTATTCCACGCAATGAGCGTAAGTGGAGCGGGAGGAAAAGGGCGTTGTGTGCACCACGCCCATACCGCTGATCTTGTACTCGATGACGCCGCGTTTTTTTGCGCCCCAGGGCTGTGCTCCCAAAGTGGCCAGCACGTTATCCAGAGCCGTGACCACAATGTCGTCAAAGGTCTGGGGCGCCGTGGGATCGGCGTTCTGGAACCAGTCATAGTTGTTCTGGATGCTGGAGCCGGGGAAGGAATGGAGGATGATGTTGAACAGCACGTTGGTGTTTTGGATGTCATAAGTATCCGGTTGGAATTCATCCTCAAAGGTCAGACGGATGACTTCCCGGATCCAGGCGTTCATGAGCATCCAGGCGTCGGCCCTGTCTTCGCCGTCTACCCAGAAGGCTTCTCCGCCGTCCACAAAGTGGCCGTCCCAGTTTTGCAGCAGGGTAAGGGCGTCGGTGAAAACGCCGGTGT harbors:
- a CDS encoding delta-60 repeat domain-containing protein; the protein is MKRSFVFLLFLLLCLPSCDDNDSSGFFHSFFGKLDASFNKPEGFVLFDGPFSENDTGVETLIQSDGKIVVMGYSFDGVKNQVLLLRYNPDGTLDNLFGTNGTVYFDDGLDQKGLGLALAQNGAIIVTGYVRYNTKRDILVLKYEPDGTLDIFTTYSSPGEFTDIGFGAAAGPDGRIYIVGEILGANSQDLILLCLDNNLNLEPGFGNNGVVTYNGSGDDNDKGFAVAIQPDGKVVVAGADIVVGMIEEDLLVLRYNPNGVLDASFGNNGVFKYSHAGDNADYGNFIALQDDGKIVVTGSAHDGNSYKILLLRLEENGVLDNGFAKGGAAVYPDQPGVFEYAFGVAVSPHGEIFVAGVSDNGPKNQAIVLGYDCNGNLDMDFAENGVFTFTGLPNTDDQANGIAMQADGNIVVTGFSNNGVDNEVLTLRLMGQYNVNWTNDPFSLPQ